In Leptidea sinapis chromosome 8, ilLepSina1.1, whole genome shotgun sequence, a single window of DNA contains:
- the LOC126965576 gene encoding ATP-dependent DNA helicase pif1-like — translation MNEVFNRCLILIEDVVLAQAGKHLDQFGLPKPKRPAVNLENREYLRERNYNPCAVGEVVSHREELLTGDQANVYQQILASIEREIGDIFFLDAPGGTGKTFFINVILAKVRNNRGIALAVTSSGIAATLLMRGKTTHTAFRLPLELLSLFTDLLNLNHTETPLCNIPKQSNAAQVLHDCKIIVWDESTVLHKGAFEALNRTLKDIRENNFTMDRVTV, via the coding sequence ATGAATGAGGTGTTTAACAGATGCTTGATATTGATCGAAGATGTAGTTTTAGCGCAAGCTGGAAAACATTTGGATCAATTCGGTTTACCTAAACCAAAAAGACCCGCAGTAAACCTGGAAAATCGAGAATATCTACGAGAGAGAAATTATAACCCTTGCGCCGTGGGAGAGGTAGTATCGCATCGCGAGGAATTATTGACAGGCGATCAGGCAAATGTTTATCAACAAATTCTAGCCAGCATTGAAAGAGAGATTGGGgacatttttttcttagatGCTCCTGGTGGCACtggaaaaactttttttataaatgtaatattggcAAAAGTTAGAAATAACCGGGGTATCGCTTTGGCTGTTACGTCATCAGGAATCGCTGCCACACTACTGATGAGAGGCAAAACTACTCACACGGCTTTCAGGCTGCCTCTTGAATTACTTTCTTTATTTACAGActtattaaatcttaatcaTACTGAAACTCCATTGTGCAATATCCCAAAACAAAGCAACGCAGCACAAGTGTTGCACGATTGCAAAATTATAGTTTGGGACGAAAGCACTGTGTTGCACAAGGGAGCCTTTGAAGCGTTAAATAGAACCCTAAAAGACATCCGAGAGAACAACTTCACGATGGATCGGGTCACAGTTTAA